CGCCGTGGGCGGGGCCTGCGGTGATTGGCGGGCGGGCGGGGAGGTCGGAAGTACTTTGTTTTTTATGCTAATGAGGGAGTGGGGCTTGTCCGTATTTACGTTGAGGCGGGAGCCGCCGCCCTTCATTCACCCACATGGTCCTTCGAGGTGCTGCCGCCGCTGCCCGACCTGCGCCTTCGCGCCACTTCGCGCCCTCGGGCGAGGCCGAGGGGGTGGGGACGACCCCCGCCGCGCCGCCGCGGCTCGCGCCCCCTCGCGAAGCCCCCTCCGCGGGGCGGGCCGGCCGGCTGGCCGCACCCCCGGCCTGGGGCCTCCGGTCGTAGTAAAGCGGAGGCGGGTGGGGAGGCGGGAGCGAGAGCCCGCGGCGGGCGAGGCGAAGATGGTGGCGGCTACTCCTCCTGGTGAGTCTGCCCGCCCCTCCGCCGAGTGAGTGAAACCTGTTGTGTGCGGCCCGGGTCCGGagggcggcgggcgggcgggcgggtggGGCGGGATGGCCCGGGGGCAGCGTGGCGGCCGCGGCGTGGCCGGGGACCGGGGCGGGTCTCGGGCCGTTGGCCGCCCCGGCGTGTGGCAGCGGCCACTCGCTGCTGCCTCGCTCGCACGCGGGCTGGCGGAGGGGCAGGGCCTGGCCGCGGACGGGAGGGCGGGAGGGGGCGGCGTGAGTGCGGCGGCCGCGCCCGGGACCCGCGCGGACCCTGCCTGGCCCGGCCGACGGGGCAGGCGGACGGGCGCGCGGTGCACACAATGGCCCCTCGGGGAAGGGACGCGCGAGGCCTGCACCCCCCCGCTTCCAGGGCTCCGGGCGCACGCGGGCCGCGGGGTCCCCGGGCAAGGAAAGTTTCTCTCGGGGGCGAGAGTTAAAGCGCCGCCAGAACaaagcggcggcggcagcggcacaTGGGGCAGGCCGCGGACCGGGAGGGGGCGCGCCCACGAGGTACCTGCGCGCCGGCGGGCAGCGTGGCCCGGCCCGGAGCCCGCGGGCCCCCAAACTTTGTGCGCGCGAGGGTGGGCGGAGGGCGCGGGTGCTCGGGGCGGCGCGGCCTGGACGCCACCCCCACTCCGTGTGGGCTTTGTTAACCCGCGTGGGCAGCCCCCGGGCGGGGCTCTCAACTTCCCGGGTCGTGGCCAGCGGAGCAGGCCCGGGCCGGCCTTGGTGGCGGCGTGGAACCCTCTTCGGCCGCCCGCTGGCGGGGTAACGCGGCGCGGGAGGCCAGCCCGGCTCGGCGGGAGCGGCGGCCGCGCCGCCATGTTCCTGCGGGGCGGGCTGCGCGGGGGTGAGGGCGGGGGACATGGCGGCGACTGCGCGCCGCCGCCGATTGTTCCTGGCTTAGGCCTCGGGCCGCGTGCGACGGGCACCGCAGTCGCGGAGCCCCCGCCCCTCTGGGCCGGGCTCGgggggggagggctgggggacaCAAAGGAGGGGCGGCGCGCCCGCGTCCCCGCTGCGCTCGGGCCTCGGCGCCGCCGGTCGCCGCGCGGCTGCCGCCGGGAAACGGGTGGGGGGGTTGCCGTGTCCGGCAGGCCCCGACTCTGACCCGCCGCCCCCTGGCGGCCGCGCGGGGAATCGCAAGGCCGCGCGCCCCCTTGTGCGACATGTGCTGCCGGCCCGGGCTCCATGAGCGTGGCGGGCAGTTTGCAGTCCCGGGTGTTCCTGCCTCCTTTTTTATACCTAAGCTGAACTAAAGGGGACGGGAACTGGAGTAAAGCAGGCTTATTTTTGCAATATCACCGAGAGGAAAAATTAGTATAGTGCTATCTACACCACATCAG
The sequence above is drawn from the Bos javanicus breed banteng chromosome 12, ARS-OSU_banteng_1.0, whole genome shotgun sequence genome and encodes:
- the LOC133258036 gene encoding basic proline-rich protein-like, which encodes MEPGPAAHVAQGGARPCDSPRGRQGAAGQSRGLPDTATPPPVSRRQPRGDRRRRGPSAAGTRARRPSFVSPSPPPPSPAQRGGGSATAVPVARGPRPKPGTIGGGAQSPPCPPPSPPRSPPRRNMAARPPLPPSRAGLPRRVTPPAGGRRGFHAATKAGPGLLRWPRPGKLRAPPGGCPRGLTKPTRSGGGVQAAPPRAPAPSAHPRAHKVWGPAGSGPGHAARRRAGTSWARPLPVRGLPHVPLPPPLCSGGALTLAPERNFPCPGTPRPACARSPGSGGVQASRVPSPRGHCVHRAPVRLPRRPGQAGSARVPGAAAALTPPPPALPSAARPCPSASPRASEAAASGRCHTPGRPTARDPPRSPATPRPPRCPRAIPPHPPARPPPSGPGPHTTGFTHSAEGRADSPGGVAATIFASPAAGSRSRLPTRLRFTTTGGPRPGVRPAGRPAPRRGLREGARAAAARRGSSPPPRPRPRARSGAKAQVGQRRQHLEGPCG